From Sinorhizobium sp. RAC02, a single genomic window includes:
- a CDS encoding fumarate reductase/succinate dehydrogenase flavoprotein subunit: MDTFVDGLSEVTCDVLVIGGGTAGPMAALKAKQKNPALNVVLLEKANVKRSGAISMGMDGLNNAVVPGYATPEQYTKEITIANDGIVDQAAVFKYASRCYDVIQELDRFGIRFQKNANGDYDLKKVHHLGTYVLPMPNGDTVKKALYRQLKRERILISNRFMATRLLTAVDGRIAGAVAVNTRTAEFLVLRAKTVILCMGAAGRLGLPHSGYLFGTYENPTNSGDGYAMAYHAGAALANLECYQINPLIKDYNGPACAYVAGPFGAYTANSEGKRFIESDYWSGQMMQEFYNELQSGKGPVFLKLNHLHPDTVGEIEGILHKVERPSRGRFHEARGTDYRQTMIEMHISEIGFCSGHSASGVFVDDYARTTVPGLYAAGDMASVPHNYMLGAFTNGAVAGEHAAEVAQEVDLPAFDADFVRLERERVLAPTRREDGIPPNQLEYKARRLVNDYLQPPKVTARMRLGQARLAEVRDDLETAMVARNAHELMRALEVSSIIDCADMAAHASLYRTESRWGLYHNRVDHPEKDDENWFCHTLLRKRDGRMTSEKRAIQPYIVPIETEERHAYDRLRVSTQA, encoded by the coding sequence ATGGATACCTTTGTCGACGGGCTTTCCGAGGTCACCTGCGACGTGCTGGTGATCGGCGGCGGAACCGCCGGGCCGATGGCCGCACTCAAGGCGAAGCAGAAGAACCCCGCCCTGAATGTCGTGCTGCTGGAAAAGGCGAATGTGAAGCGGTCGGGCGCGATCTCGATGGGCATGGACGGCCTGAACAACGCCGTCGTGCCGGGCTATGCGACGCCGGAGCAATATACCAAGGAGATCACTATCGCCAACGACGGCATTGTCGACCAGGCGGCGGTCTTCAAATATGCCTCGCGCTGTTATGACGTCATCCAGGAACTGGATCGTTTCGGCATCCGCTTCCAGAAGAATGCCAATGGCGACTACGACCTCAAGAAGGTCCATCACCTCGGCACCTACGTGCTGCCGATGCCGAACGGCGATACCGTCAAGAAGGCGCTCTATCGCCAGCTGAAACGCGAACGCATCCTGATTTCGAACCGCTTCATGGCGACGCGCCTTCTCACCGCCGTGGACGGGCGCATCGCGGGTGCCGTCGCCGTCAACACGCGCACCGCCGAATTCCTCGTGCTGCGCGCCAAGACCGTAATCCTGTGCATGGGGGCGGCGGGCAGGCTGGGGCTGCCGCACTCCGGCTACCTGTTCGGCACCTATGAGAACCCCACCAATTCGGGCGACGGCTATGCGATGGCCTATCACGCGGGTGCGGCGCTCGCCAATCTGGAGTGCTACCAGATCAACCCGCTGATCAAGGACTATAACGGTCCGGCCTGCGCCTATGTCGCCGGCCCGTTCGGCGCCTACACCGCCAACAGCGAAGGCAAGCGCTTCATTGAAAGCGACTACTGGTCGGGCCAGATGATGCAGGAGTTCTACAACGAACTGCAATCGGGCAAGGGCCCGGTCTTCCTGAAGCTCAATCACCTGCATCCCGATACGGTCGGCGAGATCGAAGGCATTCTGCACAAGGTGGAGCGCCCGTCGCGCGGACGGTTCCATGAGGCGCGCGGTACCGATTACCGCCAGACGATGATCGAGATGCACATTTCCGAAATCGGCTTCTGCTCCGGCCACAGTGCCTCGGGCGTCTTTGTCGACGATTATGCGCGGACGACCGTGCCGGGCCTCTATGCTGCCGGCGACATGGCCAGCGTGCCGCACAACTACATGCTCGGCGCCTTCACCAACGGTGCCGTCGCTGGCGAGCACGCGGCCGAGGTGGCGCAGGAGGTGGACCTGCCGGCCTTCGACGCGGATTTCGTGCGGCTGGAGCGCGAGCGGGTTCTCGCCCCGACGCGGCGCGAGGACGGCATTCCGCCGAACCAGCTCGAATACAAGGCCCGCCGCCTCGTCAACGACTACCTCCAGCCGCCCAAGGTGACCGCGCGGATGCGGCTCGGCCAGGCGCGGCTTGCCGAGGTGAGGGACGATCTCGAAACGGCGATGGTCGCGCGCAATGCGCACGAACTGATGCGTGCGCTCGAAGTGTCGTCCATCATCGACTGTGCCGACATGGCGGCCCATGCCTCCCTCTACCGGACGGAAAGCCGCTGGGGTCTCTACCACAATCGCGTCGACCATCCCGAAAAGGACGACGAGAACTGGTTCTGTCACACGCTTCTGCGCAAGCGTGACGGCCGGATGACCTCCGAGAAGCGCGCCATCCAGCCCTACATCGTGCCGATCGAGACCGAAGAGCGCCATGCCTACGATCGCTTGCGCGTCTCCACTCAAGCCTGA
- a CDS encoding ferredoxin family protein gives MPLAFSPTAVPVVVDDAKCIADKGCTVCVDVCPLDVLRISDLTGKAYMKFDECWYCMPCETDCPTGAVSVNIPYLLR, from the coding sequence ATGCCACTTGCCTTTTCCCCCACCGCCGTTCCCGTCGTCGTGGACGATGCGAAATGCATCGCCGACAAGGGATGCACCGTCTGCGTCGACGTCTGTCCGCTCGACGTGCTGCGCATCAGCGATCTTACCGGCAAGGCCTATATGAAGTTCGACGAGTGCTGGTACTGCATGCCCTGCGAGACCGACTGCCCGACCGGCGCGGTGAGCGTCAACATCCCCTATCTGTTGCGCTGA
- a CDS encoding HEAT repeat domain-containing protein yields MSAFDPFEDFGDTEEIAPRLGDADAAVRRLAVIDLAETASPEVLPHLLAAVSDGDASVRLQVAIVLADFDTVEAAAGLCTLVADADATVAQAAADSLAELKDAAAAAAILPLVAHDSAFVRAAGFRGLRALRAPVALGAALAAMRDENADVRAEALGVVAYLKLEETLPSLIAATRDAGAAVRAVAVNALSFTSQLAAASAVVAALQDASWQVRAAAAESLGRIGHVSAVDGLVAGLADDFWQVRQKCLNALGKLKAQPAARQIAALLASDMPSLRKEAAAALGEIADPATRDALMGHISDADPDVRKTVRWALTRIG; encoded by the coding sequence ATGAGTGCCTTCGATCCATTCGAGGATTTCGGCGACACCGAGGAGATCGCGCCGCGCCTTGGCGATGCCGACGCGGCCGTCAGGCGCCTTGCCGTCATCGACCTTGCCGAAACCGCAAGCCCGGAGGTGCTGCCGCATCTTCTCGCCGCTGTCTCCGACGGGGATGCGAGCGTGCGCCTGCAAGTGGCCATCGTGCTCGCCGATTTCGACACGGTCGAGGCGGCGGCCGGGCTTTGCACGCTGGTGGCGGATGCGGACGCGACGGTGGCCCAGGCTGCGGCCGACAGCCTCGCGGAACTGAAGGACGCCGCGGCCGCGGCCGCCATTCTGCCGTTGGTTGCCCATGACAGCGCTTTCGTCCGGGCGGCCGGTTTTCGCGGGTTGCGCGCCTTGCGCGCGCCTGTGGCACTCGGCGCTGCGCTCGCCGCCATGCGCGACGAGAACGCCGACGTGCGGGCGGAAGCGCTCGGCGTGGTCGCCTATCTCAAGCTGGAGGAAACGCTGCCGTCGCTCATCGCTGCGACCCGTGATGCGGGCGCCGCCGTCCGCGCCGTCGCGGTCAATGCCTTGTCGTTCACGAGCCAGCTTGCAGCGGCTTCCGCGGTCGTCGCGGCCTTGCAGGATGCGAGCTGGCAGGTGAGGGCGGCGGCGGCGGAATCGCTTGGTCGGATCGGCCATGTTTCGGCCGTTGACGGCCTGGTCGCCGGGCTCGCCGACGACTTTTGGCAGGTTCGGCAGAAATGCCTGAACGCGCTCGGAAAGCTCAAGGCGCAGCCGGCGGCGCGGCAGATTGCGGCCCTGCTGGCGAGCGACATGCCGTCGCTTCGCAAGGAGGCGGCAGCCGCTCTTGGCGAAATCGCAGATCCCGCCACGCGGGACGCGCTGATGGGCCACATATCCGATGCCGATCCCGACGTGCGCAAGACCGTGCGCTGGGCTTTGACGCGGATCGGCTAG
- a CDS encoding Crp/Fnr family transcriptional regulator: MSLDVRAAARETSRQNHEPAPDLPRQVVLPGDRALFLSESVEGLDEGAHFLDALTPEERERLRAHGRKLSFLPGKAIFTQGDTHGGIFIIDAGQVRVFYTAPSGREITLAYWTTGHFIGGPEMTGGGAHIWSAEALSGCRILFLPAPALKTLLVEMPTFALCLLQGLAAKGRCYSAMAQMLGTRSVIERLAQFLINLGDLHGVLDGRAIIINAKVTHDQIAAMVGSTRQWVTMMMKRFHKDGLLTVTPRHIRIERPQALLDMVSKTGS, translated from the coding sequence ATGAGCCTCGACGTCCGCGCGGCCGCCCGCGAAACATCCCGCCAGAATCACGAGCCGGCCCCCGACCTTCCCCGACAGGTCGTCCTTCCCGGCGACCGTGCGCTTTTTCTCAGCGAGAGCGTCGAAGGACTGGATGAAGGGGCGCACTTCCTCGACGCTCTCACGCCCGAGGAGCGGGAAAGGCTGAGGGCGCACGGCCGCAAGCTCTCCTTCCTGCCTGGCAAGGCGATCTTCACCCAGGGCGACACGCATGGCGGAATCTTCATCATAGATGCCGGCCAAGTGCGGGTGTTCTACACCGCGCCGTCCGGCCGAGAGATCACGCTGGCCTACTGGACGACGGGGCACTTCATCGGCGGTCCGGAAATGACCGGCGGTGGGGCGCATATCTGGTCGGCGGAGGCGTTGAGCGGCTGCCGCATTCTGTTCCTTCCCGCCCCGGCGCTGAAGACCCTGCTCGTCGAGATGCCGACCTTCGCCCTCTGTCTTCTGCAAGGGCTGGCCGCCAAGGGGCGATGTTATTCGGCGATGGCGCAAATGCTGGGCACCCGCTCCGTCATCGAACGCCTGGCGCAGTTCCTGATCAACCTCGGCGACTTGCATGGCGTGCTCGACGGCCGGGCGATCATCATCAACGCCAAGGTCACCCATGACCAGATCGCGGCCATGGTCGGCTCGACGCGCCAATGGGTGACCATGATGATGAAGCGATTCCATAAGGACGGCCTTTTGACCGTGACCCCGCGCCACATCCGCATCGAGCGCCCGCAGGCGCTGCTGGACATGGTGTCGAAGACCGGCAGCTGA
- a CDS encoding YafY family protein, protein MARSDRLFRLLQALRTLPSPVTAARLAEETGVSLRSLYRDIDSLRAAGAVIDGERGFGYRLTEDIALPPQTFTRLEIEALVLGLAEVQHMGEPALAAAAGAVLSKVTATLPDRLQRQALHTASQVYRFGRRDPPITDVGLLREACWQERAVVIGYVDAEQQRTDRQVLPLAIVYLERVLVLLAWCCLRQDFRKFRVDRIADIQMAEESFRPRRVQMLRDFVAILNVGASETSKMILSSQ, encoded by the coding sequence ATGGCCCGCAGTGATCGTCTGTTCCGCCTGCTTCAGGCGCTTCGCACTCTCCCCTCCCCGGTGACGGCCGCGCGCCTTGCCGAGGAGACCGGCGTATCGTTGCGTTCGCTCTATAGGGACATCGACAGCCTGCGCGCCGCAGGCGCCGTCATCGATGGCGAGCGCGGCTTCGGCTACCGGCTGACGGAAGACATCGCCTTGCCGCCGCAGACATTCACACGGCTTGAAATCGAAGCTCTGGTGCTCGGCCTTGCCGAGGTGCAGCATATGGGTGAACCCGCCCTCGCGGCGGCCGCAGGTGCCGTGCTTTCGAAGGTCACGGCAACGCTGCCCGACCGACTACAACGCCAGGCGCTGCATACCGCCTCCCAGGTCTATCGCTTCGGACGCCGCGATCCGCCAATTACCGATGTCGGCCTTTTGCGCGAGGCCTGCTGGCAAGAGCGCGCCGTGGTGATAGGCTATGTGGACGCAGAACAGCAACGAACCGACCGGCAAGTGCTGCCGCTGGCGATCGTCTATCTGGAGCGGGTGTTGGTTCTGCTTGCCTGGTGTTGTCTGCGCCAGGATTTCCGAAAGTTCCGCGTCGATCGGATCGCCGATATCCAGATGGCTGAGGAGAGCTTCCGTCCGCGCCGGGTTCAGATGCTCAGGGACTTCGTCGCTATTCTGAACGTCGGCGCGTCCGAAACGTCGAAGATGATCTTGAGCAGCCAGTAG
- a CDS encoding glutathione S-transferase family protein — protein sequence MLTLFHAPRSRSSRIVTLLRELDAIDKVAIEIVDITRGDGSGHKDPRNPHPEGKVPLVVHDGVVIWESIAIIQYLTDLFPEKKMAPVAGDPQRGRYLSWLAWYAGVVEPVLIAQAAGLSHPFVDATFRGPAELAARLEAALTDSPYLMGERYTAVDLLLHSPFAWYPAAAPDSHVVKAWVQRCGERPSLQWTTDYETRTVVAA from the coding sequence ATGCTGACGCTCTTTCACGCCCCCCGCTCGCGCTCGTCGCGTATCGTCACCCTGCTTCGCGAACTCGACGCCATCGACAAGGTCGCGATCGAGATCGTCGACATCACCCGTGGCGATGGCAGCGGCCACAAGGATCCGAGGAACCCGCATCCGGAAGGCAAGGTGCCGCTGGTCGTCCATGACGGCGTCGTGATCTGGGAGAGCATCGCGATCATTCAGTACCTGACGGATCTCTTCCCGGAAAAGAAAATGGCGCCGGTTGCGGGCGACCCGCAGCGCGGTCGGTATCTCAGCTGGCTCGCCTGGTATGCTGGTGTGGTCGAACCGGTGCTGATCGCACAGGCAGCCGGGCTCTCGCATCCTTTTGTGGATGCTACCTTCCGTGGCCCGGCGGAACTGGCGGCACGCCTTGAGGCCGCGCTTACGGATAGCCCCTATCTGATGGGAGAGCGGTACACAGCTGTAGATCTGCTGCTGCATTCGCCCTTTGCCTGGTACCCTGCAGCGGCGCCGGATAGCCACGTGGTCAAGGCCTGGGTGCAACGGTGCGGCGAGCGGCCTTCGCTGCAATGGACCACCGACTATGAAACCCGCACCGTGGTTGCGGCCTGA
- a CDS encoding alpha/beta hydrolase, with protein MRRFGRGRVARRIGVGALLAAAVSLASGAAYEAIARRGAATAFPPPGKLAKIGGRRIHIDCRGDGSPTVILEAGADTSGSTLWYSVMQAVSQTTRVCSYDRAGLMWSDSGPRPRDGEAIVADLQKALTAMNEHGPYVMVGASLGGPLVMLYTKHHPADVAGVVLVDSAHPDQITRLEEASGVKDDPAPFLFRVIASLAWTGLPRLLLPVPELPELPNRVAAEVDAYQASSLRAALDEAVAMPAIFQQAGTFRDLGSRPLAVLSHGKQWQDYTADQQAVAGMGREQFERHEAAWAKMQDELTAWSRDSTHQILRDSSHVVQLERPNAVIAAITEVVGKVRDERNGSDPVCASSGLAVVPRNRLCL; from the coding sequence ATGCGGCGGTTTGGACGCGGGCGCGTTGCCCGTCGTATTGGCGTCGGCGCGCTGTTGGCTGCGGCTGTGTCGCTGGCCTCGGGCGCAGCGTATGAAGCAATCGCACGCCGGGGTGCCGCCACGGCGTTCCCGCCGCCCGGCAAGCTGGCCAAGATTGGCGGTCGTCGCATCCATATCGATTGCAGGGGCGACGGCTCGCCAACCGTCATCTTGGAGGCTGGTGCGGACACGAGCGGATCAACGCTCTGGTATTCCGTGATGCAAGCCGTTTCGCAGACCACCCGTGTCTGCTCCTATGATCGCGCCGGTCTCATGTGGAGCGATTCCGGCCCACGACCTCGCGACGGCGAGGCCATCGTCGCCGATCTGCAAAAGGCTCTCACCGCGATGAACGAGCATGGTCCATACGTTATGGTTGGCGCATCGCTCGGCGGTCCTCTCGTCATGCTCTACACCAAACACCACCCCGCCGACGTTGCCGGCGTCGTGCTTGTCGATAGCGCGCATCCCGACCAGATCACCCGGCTTGAAGAAGCATCCGGCGTCAAAGACGATCCGGCGCCCTTCCTCTTTCGGGTTATCGCGAGTCTTGCATGGACGGGTTTGCCCCGCTTGCTCTTGCCGGTTCCCGAACTGCCCGAGCTACCTAACCGCGTAGCGGCCGAGGTCGACGCCTATCAAGCTTCGTCGCTGCGCGCCGCGCTTGACGAGGCCGTCGCGATGCCGGCGATCTTCCAGCAGGCCGGCACCTTTCGCGATTTAGGGAGCCGGCCGCTTGCCGTCCTTTCGCACGGCAAGCAGTGGCAGGACTACACTGCCGACCAGCAAGCCGTCGCCGGCATGGGCCGGGAGCAATTTGAGCGCCATGAGGCCGCATGGGCGAAAATGCAAGACGAGTTAACGGCGTGGTCGCGCGACAGCACCCACCAGATCTTGCGCGATTCAAGCCATGTCGTGCAGTTGGAACGGCCCAACGCGGTGATCGCAGCAATCACCGAAGTCGTCGGAAAAGTGCGCGATGAACGCAATGGATCCGATCCAGTCTGCGCGTCGTCTGGCCTTGCCGTTGTGCCGAGAAATAGATTGTGTCTTTGA
- a CDS encoding histidine kinase, protein MLLKKLAYEPFEMMDLDRSGAEPSPMVVKLMLGFWATEFLMSMALWILLGVNPLNYVPIKMAVLLISLLLTFTLTWVLASVGTPSIISKIFLSFPISILAALVAASAEFGLFHAVDPSVAVEYDQENFCYTLFYEISLFLGWCCFFIAHMYNQEARAHQRRSAISREEALNAKLQALHYQINPHFLFNTLNSIVGLIEEGASTHASLMVVSLSSFLRKVLELDPLRDLTLAEEVALETEYLRIEQERFSDRMSVSLQIPRELGDALVPSLILQPLIENAIKHGLHFSSGFLKITIAAAQKGETLVLFIDNVTQAPMPFHTAPRSDLGIGLANVEQRIRARFPQMGSLIAGPISPTHFRATLTMPLRTAKRPDTSSELAS, encoded by the coding sequence ATGTTGCTTAAGAAGCTCGCTTATGAACCATTCGAAATGATGGATTTGGACCGAAGCGGGGCCGAGCCTTCTCCGATGGTGGTCAAGCTGATGCTGGGGTTCTGGGCGACAGAGTTTTTGATGTCCATGGCGCTCTGGATACTTCTCGGCGTCAATCCGTTGAATTACGTGCCGATCAAGATGGCGGTGTTGCTGATATCGCTCCTGTTGACGTTTACCTTGACCTGGGTTCTCGCGTCCGTTGGAACGCCAAGCATCATCTCTAAGATATTTCTATCATTCCCTATATCCATCCTGGCAGCATTGGTGGCGGCGTCAGCGGAGTTTGGGCTCTTCCATGCTGTCGATCCATCGGTTGCGGTTGAGTATGATCAGGAAAACTTCTGCTATACGCTTTTTTATGAGATATCGCTGTTCCTTGGTTGGTGCTGCTTCTTCATTGCCCATATGTATAATCAGGAAGCCCGTGCCCATCAGCGGCGGTCCGCCATATCGCGTGAAGAGGCTTTGAACGCCAAGCTTCAAGCCTTGCACTATCAGATCAACCCGCATTTCCTGTTCAACACCCTCAATTCCATCGTCGGCCTGATCGAAGAAGGTGCCTCGACGCATGCCAGCCTCATGGTCGTCTCGCTCTCGTCGTTCCTGCGCAAAGTGCTCGAGCTCGACCCGCTCCGCGATCTGACATTGGCCGAGGAGGTTGCGCTGGAAACAGAGTATCTCAGGATTGAGCAGGAGCGCTTTTCGGATCGGATGAGCGTCTCGCTCCAGATACCCAGAGAGCTTGGAGATGCGCTTGTTCCTAGCCTCATCTTGCAACCCTTGATCGAGAATGCGATCAAGCATGGGCTCCACTTTTCATCCGGATTCTTGAAAATAACGATCGCAGCCGCGCAAAAAGGGGAAACCCTGGTTCTCTTCATCGACAATGTGACACAGGCGCCGATGCCGTTTCATACGGCCCCTCGCTCGGACCTGGGGATTGGTCTTGCCAATGTCGAGCAGCGCATTCGCGCCCGCTTTCCACAGATGGGATCACTGATCGCCGGCCCGATCTCCCCGACGCATTTTCGCGCAACGCTTACCATGCCTTTACGTACGGCCAAACGCCCAGACACATCCAGCGAGCTCGCATCTTGA
- a CDS encoding LysR substrate-binding domain-containing protein: MIKLEALRVFVTVAESGNIKDAADAVGRTASAVSMTLKQLEDEIGGPLFQTDRKNSLTALGNLMLDLGREQIRSFDKSVSIMRAFAHSRIGSLSIASVPSVATNVLPPILQRFLETRPQVQVELFDIDSAQVRRLVESGVADIGIAGESRAGGGVEFTPLFSDRFMLLCKEDHDLCRLDRPIEWDDLNATTLIRNGASDRIEAEDYKRLAGQSLINVYNVTSLVALVKAGLGLTILPSLTMHGAHEGVAALELADAAASRRVGLVERRDVPPSPIAAAFRAFALKEIPALVAERLSN, encoded by the coding sequence ATGATCAAGCTGGAAGCATTGCGGGTCTTCGTCACGGTGGCGGAGAGCGGAAACATCAAGGACGCCGCCGATGCCGTTGGCCGCACGGCCTCAGCCGTGTCGATGACGCTGAAACAACTGGAAGACGAGATCGGTGGGCCACTGTTCCAGACCGACCGCAAGAACAGCCTGACGGCGCTCGGCAACCTGATGCTCGATCTCGGCCGCGAGCAGATCCGCAGCTTCGACAAGTCTGTCAGCATCATGCGCGCCTTCGCGCACAGCCGCATCGGCAGCCTGTCGATCGCCTCGGTGCCGTCGGTGGCGACGAATGTGCTGCCGCCGATCCTGCAACGCTTTCTCGAAACCCGGCCGCAAGTGCAGGTGGAGCTGTTCGACATCGACAGCGCGCAGGTGCGGCGGCTGGTGGAAAGCGGCGTTGCCGATATCGGGATTGCCGGCGAAAGCCGTGCCGGCGGTGGAGTGGAGTTCACGCCGCTGTTCAGCGATCGGTTCATGCTGCTCTGTAAGGAAGACCACGATCTCTGCCGTCTTGACCGGCCCATCGAATGGGACGATCTCAACGCAACGACTTTGATCCGCAATGGCGCGTCCGACAGGATCGAGGCGGAGGACTACAAGCGGCTGGCGGGCCAATCGCTGATCAATGTCTACAACGTCACGTCGCTGGTGGCGCTAGTGAAGGCAGGGCTCGGCCTCACCATCCTGCCGTCGCTGACCATGCATGGCGCGCATGAAGGCGTAGCGGCGCTGGAACTCGCCGATGCGGCGGCAAGCCGCCGGGTCGGGCTGGTCGAGCGGCGCGACGTTCCACCCTCCCCCATCGCCGCCGCATTCCGCGCCTTTGCACTAAAGGAAATTCCAGCGCTGGTCGCCGAGCGCCTTTCGAATTAG
- a CDS encoding aldehyde dehydrogenase family protein yields MAERYANLIGGKWRQSERFHENRNPSDLTDLIGLYAQADAADVDEAVAAGRAAMPAWRAVGLEQRQAILNRIGMELMDRSAELGELLSREEGKPLAEGRGEVFRAGQFFTYYAAEVLRQLGENADSVRLSIEIDMRREPMGLVAVVSPWNFPTATASWKIAPALAYGNTVIWKPANETPASAWALADIIHRAGLPDGAFQLLMGPGAVVGNGLASHCGVDAITFTGSYEVGCEVAVAAAANLTKFQLELGSKNALLIMDDADLHLAVAASIGGGYSGTGQKCTASSRLVVHEKVHDVFVEKLAAAVAALKVGHALADGTQIGPVVSERQLAANLAWVDRARSAGAEVAVGGERLQLAHDGFYMAPALLTGTTNAMDFNREEMFAPIAAVQKVSSYEEGLSVVNDTRFGLVAGIFSRSLARTTHFRRHVETGCVTINLPTAGTDYHVPFGGRKDSSFGSREQGRSAAEFYTQVKTAYIRAGEPE; encoded by the coding sequence ATGGCAGAACGTTACGCCAACCTGATCGGCGGCAAATGGAGGCAGAGCGAACGCTTCCACGAGAACCGCAATCCGTCTGACCTCACCGATCTGATCGGTCTCTATGCGCAGGCCGATGCCGCCGACGTCGACGAGGCGGTTGCTGCCGGTCGTGCCGCGATGCCGGCCTGGCGGGCCGTGGGTCTTGAGCAGCGCCAGGCAATCCTCAACCGCATCGGCATGGAACTGATGGATCGTTCCGCCGAGCTTGGCGAACTGCTCTCGCGCGAAGAGGGCAAACCGCTCGCGGAAGGTCGCGGCGAGGTGTTCCGAGCCGGTCAGTTCTTCACCTATTATGCGGCCGAGGTGCTGCGGCAGCTCGGCGAGAACGCGGATTCCGTGCGTCTGAGCATCGAGATCGACATGCGCCGTGAGCCCATGGGGCTTGTCGCCGTCGTCTCGCCCTGGAACTTCCCGACAGCGACCGCCAGCTGGAAGATCGCGCCGGCACTCGCCTATGGCAACACGGTCATCTGGAAGCCGGCCAACGAGACGCCGGCCTCCGCCTGGGCACTTGCCGACATCATCCATCGGGCTGGCCTGCCGGATGGCGCATTCCAGCTTTTGATGGGGCCGGGCGCAGTCGTCGGCAATGGACTTGCGAGCCATTGCGGGGTCGATGCGATTACCTTCACGGGGTCCTACGAGGTTGGCTGCGAGGTCGCAGTCGCTGCCGCCGCAAACCTCACAAAGTTCCAGCTGGAACTCGGCTCGAAGAACGCGCTGCTCATCATGGATGACGCCGATCTCCACCTCGCGGTCGCGGCCTCCATTGGCGGCGGCTATTCCGGCACGGGGCAGAAATGCACGGCCTCCTCACGCCTTGTGGTGCATGAGAAGGTCCACGACGTTTTCGTCGAGAAGCTTGCTGCCGCCGTTGCCGCGTTGAAAGTGGGGCATGCGCTCGCGGACGGCACGCAGATCGGGCCGGTGGTGAGCGAACGCCAGCTTGCGGCGAACCTCGCCTGGGTGGACCGCGCCCGTTCCGCCGGCGCGGAGGTTGCGGTAGGGGGTGAACGCCTCCAGCTTGCCCATGACGGCTTCTACATGGCGCCGGCACTGCTGACCGGCACGACCAACGCCATGGACTTCAATCGCGAGGAAATGTTCGCGCCCATCGCCGCGGTGCAGAAGGTCTCTTCCTACGAGGAGGGGCTTTCCGTCGTTAACGACACGCGCTTCGGCCTCGTCGCCGGCATCTTCAGCCGCTCGCTTGCCCGCACCACGCATTTCCGACGCCATGTCGAGACCGGCTGCGTCACCATCAACTTGCCGACGGCGGGGACGGACTATCATGTGCCCTTCGGCGGGCGGAAGGATTCGAGTTTCGGTTCACGCGAGCAGGGCCGTTCGGCGGCCGAGTTCTACACCCAGGTCAAGACCGCCTACATCCGGGCGGGGGAGCCGGAGTAA
- a CDS encoding membrane dipeptidase has product MDTKIASPLVDCLQYANWSPSVFTEMRAGGVHAVHATIAYHENFRETVANIIAWNRHFERHADIIFPGRSGSDIERAMREGRTAIFFGLQNPSPIEDDIGLIEVCHMLGVRFMQLSYNNQSLLATGCYEGEDPGITRFGRQAIAEMNRVGMVIDMSHSAERSTLEAIEISTRPIAITHANPHWWHPALRNKSDTVLKALAQSGGMLGLSLYPHHLKDGSNCTLESFCAMVAETASRYGAEHVGIGSDLCQDQPDSVVTWMRNGRWSKATDYGEGSAAAAGFPRQPQWFNSNADLGNLRHGLRNVGFSEEEVGGIMGGNWLRFYTASFGPMP; this is encoded by the coding sequence ATGGACACAAAGATCGCCAGCCCCCTCGTCGATTGCCTGCAATATGCCAACTGGAGCCCGAGCGTCTTTACCGAGATGCGGGCGGGCGGGGTGCATGCCGTGCATGCCACCATCGCCTATCACGAGAATTTCCGCGAGACGGTGGCGAACATTATTGCCTGGAACCGCCATTTCGAGCGCCACGCGGATATCATCTTCCCCGGCCGCTCCGGCAGCGATATCGAGCGCGCGATGCGGGAAGGGCGCACGGCCATCTTCTTCGGCCTGCAGAACCCGTCGCCGATTGAGGACGACATCGGCCTGATCGAGGTCTGCCACATGCTCGGCGTGCGCTTCATGCAGCTCTCCTACAACAACCAGTCATTGCTTGCCACCGGCTGCTACGAGGGGGAAGATCCGGGCATTACCCGCTTCGGCCGGCAGGCCATTGCCGAGATGAACCGGGTCGGCATGGTCATCGACATGAGCCATTCCGCCGAACGCTCCACTTTGGAGGCAATCGAGATTTCTACGCGCCCGATCGCCATTACCCACGCCAATCCGCACTGGTGGCATCCGGCGCTGCGCAACAAATCCGACACCGTATTGAAGGCGCTGGCGCAGTCTGGCGGCATGCTCGGTCTGTCGCTCTATCCGCATCACCTGAAGGACGGGTCGAACTGCACACTGGAAAGCTTTTGCGCCATGGTCGCGGAGACGGCCTCGCGCTACGGCGCCGAGCATGTCGGCATCGGCAGTGATCTGTGCCAGGACCAGCCGGATTCGGTCGTGACCTGGATGCGCAACGGCCGCTGGTCGAAGGCGACGGACTACGGCGAAGGATCGGCGGCAGCGGCGGGTTTTCCCCGGCAGCCGCAATGGTTCAACAGCAATGCGGATCTCGGCAACTTGCGCCACGGCCTGCGCAATGTCGGCTTTTCCGAAGAGGAGGTCGGCGGCATCATGGGCGGCAACTGGCTGCGGTTCTACACTGCGTCCTTCGGGCCGATGCCATGA